A genomic region of Magnolia sinica isolate HGM2019 chromosome 6, MsV1, whole genome shotgun sequence contains the following coding sequences:
- the LOC131249072 gene encoding phragmoplastin interacting protein 1-like — protein sequence MTSEDEKRKKNKKKKPRKDKWGQPLPCAAAEERYNDDNNDNESKTPAAETEEEEERQQKRFANTTSYETQTLSPSHSKEDVTITSEDEKRKKKKKKPRKDKWGQLLPSAAAEERHNDNESNYYNESTLPAAEREEEEERQPKQYANATSYETHKVVLSGMPYTTTEEDIRELFKDMGSISQLQLSRFPDSGNFRGLAFLTFATEEMATNALELDGTKMGNRFVKIEQCRLDPERKRKSEFLDEPKKADGCLSAYIGNLSWDVTEDDIRDCFKESKITSIRFAVDKKTGTFRGFGHIDFEDDESLEEAMKKNQVELNGRPMKIAYAVK from the exons ATGACGAGCGAAGACGAGAAgcggaagaagaataagaagaagaagcccAGAAAGGATAAATGGGGCCAACCGCTACCGTGCGCCGCGGCGGAAGAACGCTACAACGACGACAACAACGACAACGAATCGAAAACACCTGCAGCAGAaacagaagaagaggaggagCGACAGCAAAAGCGATTCGCCAACACCACCAGCTACGAAACCCAgacactctctccctctcactcaaAAGAAGACGTGACGATCACGAGCGAAgatgagaagaggaagaagaagaagaagaagcccagAAAGGATAAATGGGGCCAGCTGCTACCGTCCGCCGCGGCGGAAGAACGCCACAACGACAACGAATCCAACTACTACAACGAATCGACTTTACCTGCagcagaaagagaagaagaggaggagcgACAGCCAAAGCAATACGCCAACGCCACCAGCTACGAAACCCACAAGGTGGTGCTGAGCGGGATGCCATACACCACTACGGAAGAAGATATTCGGGAACTGTTCAAAGACATGGGCTCCATCTCTCAGCTCCAGCTCTCAAGATTCCCTGATTCTGGAAACTTCCGAGGCCTCGCATTCCTCACCTTTGCG ACTGAAGAAATGGCAACAAATGCTCTCGAACTTGACGGTACAAAAAT GGGAAATAGGTTCGTGAAAATTGAGCAATGCCGCCTAGATCctgaaaggaagagaaagagtgAGTTTCTCGATGAACCCAAGAAGGCAGATGGATGCTTGTCTGCATACATTGGCAACCTCTCATGGGATGTTACAGAAGATGACATAAGAGACTGTTTCAAAGAAAGCAAGATCACTTCCATAAGATTCGCTGTGGATAAGAAGACGGGGACATTTCGTGGTTTTGGGCACATAGACTTTGAAGATGACGAATCACTAGAGGAAGCCATGAAGAAAAACCAGGTAGAATTGAATGGCCGACCCATGAAAATCGCATATGCGGTTAAGTAA